From a single Miltoncostaea oceani genomic region:
- the thrS gene encoding threonine--tRNA ligase, translating into MSHSSPAHPRSHQQLGVELDLFHFSPEAAGCFWHPRGQRMREALLGLWREQLACEGFEEVCTPVLHSASSWEASGHLDKYSDDMYLFSHGERGWGLKPMSCPAHMAIFGSRLRSWRELPVRFAEAGLVHRNEPSGSLLGLLRARQFVQDDSHLFCAPDQVGAEVARCLEMSREAYRLLGLEISAQLSLRPALSFGSEQDWAKAQAALREGLRAAGVDAHEVRGEGAFYGPKIDLFADDALGRRWQMGSVQLDLQLPVRLGLSYVGPDNAAHHPWVLHRAGFGSIERMVAIMLEASQGDLPVWCAPVPVMVVPLDDEASRAHAVAVAGSLRQRRVGVEVEAGAGGLGARIRRAVKARAPYMLIIGPDEAAQGAVQVRMRGASASDQRPWGEVLDEIGRAASDRASSPLEVA; encoded by the coding sequence GTGTCCCACTCATCCCCGGCGCATCCGCGCTCGCATCAGCAGCTCGGCGTCGAGCTCGACCTCTTCCACTTCTCCCCCGAGGCCGCGGGGTGCTTCTGGCATCCGCGCGGGCAGCGCATGCGCGAGGCCCTCCTCGGGCTCTGGCGTGAGCAGCTGGCCTGCGAGGGCTTCGAGGAGGTCTGTACGCCCGTCCTCCACTCGGCGTCCTCGTGGGAGGCCTCCGGGCACCTCGACAAGTACAGCGATGACATGTACCTCTTCTCCCACGGGGAGCGCGGCTGGGGGCTGAAGCCGATGAGCTGCCCCGCCCACATGGCCATCTTCGGCTCACGGTTGCGCTCCTGGCGTGAGCTCCCGGTGCGCTTCGCCGAGGCGGGCCTTGTCCACCGCAACGAGCCCTCGGGGTCGCTGCTCGGCCTGCTGCGGGCGCGCCAGTTCGTCCAGGACGACTCGCATCTGTTCTGCGCGCCCGATCAGGTGGGCGCTGAGGTGGCGCGCTGTCTGGAGATGTCTCGTGAGGCCTACCGTCTCCTCGGGTTGGAGATCTCCGCCCAGCTGTCCCTGAGGCCGGCGCTCTCCTTCGGATCCGAGCAGGACTGGGCGAAGGCACAGGCGGCCCTGCGCGAGGGCCTTCGCGCCGCCGGCGTCGACGCACATGAGGTCCGGGGGGAGGGCGCCTTCTACGGGCCGAAGATCGACCTCTTCGCTGACGACGCGCTCGGGCGCCGCTGGCAGATGGGCTCGGTCCAGCTCGACCTGCAGCTGCCGGTCCGGCTCGGGCTCTCCTACGTCGGGCCCGACAACGCCGCCCACCATCCGTGGGTCCTCCACCGGGCGGGCTTCGGCTCGATCGAGAGGATGGTGGCGATCATGCTGGAGGCCTCCCAGGGCGACCTACCTGTCTGGTGCGCACCGGTCCCCGTGATGGTCGTCCCCCTCGACGATGAGGCCTCTCGGGCCCATGCCGTTGCGGTCGCCGGTTCCCTGCGACAGCGCAGGGTCGGCGTCGAGGTGGAAGCCGGCGCCGGCGGTCTGGGGGCGAGGATCCGGCGCGCGGTGAAGGCCCGGGCGCCCTACATGCTCATCATCGGACCCGATGAGGCAGCGCAGGGCGCAGTCCAGGTGCGCATGCGCGGCGCATCGGCCTCGGATCAGCGCCCGTGGGGTGAGGTCCTCGACGAGATCGGGCGTGCGGCCAGTGACAGAGCCTCGTCCCCGCTGGAGGTCGCCTAG
- a CDS encoding RNA ligase family protein has product MLLARADFRAQVFARDGGLCVVCGAEGADAHHILERRLFHDGGYYLDNGVCLCSPCHLKAEQTLIDPSLLRERAGIKTQIRPAHFAAAETTDKWGNPIHPNGRRSRGELFYEEQVQKMLRAGAVLDLYDVRVKYPRSWHLPSSPGATNDDKVLPDTSHLDGREIVASLKLDGEATSLYREHFHARSLESSTHPSQSWLRSFHAAIAHEIPEGWRICGENLFARHSIAYDGLPSYFFVYSIWDERNQALPVDQTIEWCDLLGLQMVPTFYRGPFDEDAVRALMPDTTPWSARNEGFVVRLADGFHYRDFGRSLAKWVIPNFVPGGTGHWRTAAVVPNGITAGSDDQSLNQ; this is encoded by the coding sequence GTGCTCCTGGCGCGCGCTGACTTCCGCGCCCAGGTGTTCGCTCGCGATGGCGGGCTGTGCGTCGTCTGCGGAGCGGAGGGGGCGGACGCCCATCACATCCTCGAGCGCCGCCTCTTCCATGACGGCGGCTACTACCTCGACAACGGCGTCTGCCTCTGCTCGCCTTGCCACCTGAAGGCCGAGCAGACCCTGATCGATCCGAGCCTCCTGCGCGAGCGCGCCGGCATCAAGACCCAGATCAGGCCGGCTCACTTCGCCGCGGCTGAGACCACCGACAAGTGGGGCAACCCGATCCACCCCAACGGCCGGCGCTCACGTGGGGAGCTCTTCTATGAGGAGCAGGTGCAGAAGATGCTCCGTGCCGGCGCTGTCCTCGATCTCTATGACGTGCGGGTCAAGTATCCGCGCTCATGGCACCTTCCGAGCTCACCGGGCGCGACGAACGATGACAAGGTCCTGCCCGACACGAGCCACCTGGACGGCCGTGAGATCGTCGCCTCGCTGAAGCTCGACGGCGAGGCCACCTCGCTCTACCGCGAGCACTTCCACGCGCGCTCGCTCGAGTCGTCGACCCACCCGTCCCAGAGCTGGCTGCGCAGCTTCCACGCAGCGATCGCCCATGAGATCCCGGAGGGCTGGAGGATCTGCGGAGAGAACCTGTTCGCTCGCCACTCCATCGCCTACGACGGGCTGCCGAGCTACTTCTTCGTGTACTCGATCTGGGACGAGCGCAACCAGGCGCTGCCGGTCGACCAGACCATCGAGTGGTGCGACCTGCTCGGCCTCCAGATGGTGCCGACCTTCTACCGAGGGCCCTTCGATGAGGATGCCGTCCGGGCGCTGATGCCCGACACGACCCCCTGGAGCGCGCGCAACGAGGGCTTTGTCGTGCGCCTCGCCGACGGCTTCCACTACCGCGACTTCGGCCGGAGCCTCGCCAAGTGGGTGATTCCGAACTTCGTCCCCGGCGGCACCGGGCACTGGCGGACCGCCGCGGTGGTCCCCAACGGGATCACCGCCGGCTCAGACGATCAGTCGCTGAACCAGTAG
- a CDS encoding peptidyl-tRNA hydrolase, producing the protein MAFNHHDLPTASLARMAQSDPWVMYLIVRRSHQLSEAELLDASARACLDILDAPVLQTEPWRSRYEAWRALSFRKVVLRARESEWASLLSDEHHCAVPAVGEAALMALPPILRSGRSPLLGKLRVYDPDRSTLAGHQGAEAPAHPDAVQLWINDAAGMSVGKTMAQVGHAALMVETLEWERTDASARLVAWAEAGYPLGIATADADRWRSLHDGDVGFVRDAGLTEVSAGTETVAISLGGSDS; encoded by the coding sequence ATGGCGTTCAACCACCATGACCTCCCGACGGCATCACTCGCGCGGATGGCCCAGAGCGACCCCTGGGTCATGTATCTGATCGTCCGACGCTCGCATCAGCTGTCTGAGGCCGAGCTGCTGGATGCCTCGGCGCGCGCGTGCCTGGACATCCTCGACGCCCCCGTGCTGCAGACCGAGCCGTGGCGCTCGCGCTATGAGGCCTGGCGGGCGCTGTCGTTTCGCAAGGTCGTGCTGCGGGCCCGCGAGAGCGAGTGGGCGAGCCTGCTGTCCGACGAGCACCACTGCGCCGTCCCGGCAGTCGGGGAGGCGGCCCTGATGGCGCTGCCCCCGATCCTGCGCTCAGGCCGCAGCCCGCTCCTCGGCAAGCTCCGCGTCTACGACCCCGACCGCTCCACCCTCGCCGGACACCAGGGCGCCGAGGCGCCCGCTCATCCGGACGCCGTCCAGCTCTGGATCAACGACGCTGCCGGCATGAGCGTCGGCAAGACGATGGCCCAGGTCGGACACGCCGCCCTGATGGTCGAGACGCTCGAGTGGGAGCGCACCGACGCTTCGGCGCGGCTCGTGGCCTGGGCTGAGGCCGGCTATCCCCTTGGCATCGCGACCGCGGACGCCGACCGCTGGCGGTCCCTCCACGACGGCGACGTCGGATTCGTGCGCGATGCCGGCCTGACCGAGGTCTCGGCCGGGACCGAGACGGTGGCGATCAGCCTCGGCGGCTCCGACTCCTGA
- a CDS encoding HNH endonuclease → MTLTLDSRMRPIGLIRERTAARHLACALSEGRSPSCELVLADRTRRYRTPRIDVPAPVIVRWPAFQELTLAERSRVTRRVLLARDQWTCQYCGFVAHGSHDRARLTVDHVKPAHLFDSRAAATTWENVTTACRACNSEKAGMLPFECGMYPARAPREPHFVQIRFAGRLNGAQRDYVRSFYQLGDGDDLPL, encoded by the coding sequence ATGACGCTGACTCTGGATTCGCGGATGCGTCCGATCGGCCTGATCCGTGAGCGGACGGCTGCACGGCATCTTGCCTGCGCGCTCTCTGAGGGACGCTCTCCCTCCTGCGAGCTGGTCCTCGCCGATCGCACCCGCCGCTACCGCACGCCCCGGATCGACGTGCCGGCTCCGGTCATCGTCCGGTGGCCAGCCTTTCAGGAGCTCACGCTCGCGGAGCGTTCACGTGTGACGCGACGGGTCCTGCTCGCACGCGACCAGTGGACCTGCCAGTACTGCGGCTTCGTCGCGCACGGGTCCCATGACCGGGCGAGGCTCACCGTCGACCACGTCAAGCCCGCGCACCTGTTCGACTCCCGGGCCGCGGCGACCACCTGGGAGAACGTCACCACCGCCTGCCGGGCCTGCAACAGCGAGAAGGCCGGGATGCTGCCGTTCGAGTGCGGGATGTACCCGGCGCGGGCACCCCGTGAGCCGCACTTCGTCCAGATCCGCTTCGCCGGCCGCCTGAACGGCGCCCAGCGCGACTACGTCCGCTCCTTCTACCAGCTGGGAGATGGCGATGATCTCCCGCTCTGA
- a CDS encoding peptidyl-tRNA hydrolase — protein sequence MSERDHELAVYLVVNGPLEMSTGKIAAQAFQAAQRLFRAASHPDCPLHLIEALRAWEAEGTRTITRVAQTAHVFSRVVAEVEGVVMVDEGLTEVEPGSVTVFASWPIPMGDAPRALRHRRCPLLRGVRGSDLESQPESPADPENRLQVGV from the coding sequence GTGAGCGAGCGCGATCACGAGCTGGCGGTCTACCTGGTCGTCAACGGGCCCCTGGAGATGTCGACGGGGAAGATCGCCGCGCAGGCCTTCCAGGCCGCCCAGCGGCTGTTCCGGGCGGCGTCGCATCCGGACTGCCCTCTCCACCTGATCGAGGCCCTGCGCGCCTGGGAGGCTGAGGGCACCCGGACGATCACACGGGTCGCGCAGACCGCCCACGTCTTCTCCCGCGTCGTCGCGGAGGTCGAGGGCGTGGTGATGGTCGATGAGGGCCTGACCGAGGTCGAGCCCGGATCTGTGACCGTGTTCGCCAGCTGGCCGATCCCGATGGGGGACGCGCCGCGCGCGCTACGCCACCGACGTTGTCCGCTACTGCGAGGTGTGCGCGGGAGTGACCTCGAGTCTCAGCCCGAGAGCCCCGCCGATCCGGAGAATCGTCTCCAGGTGGGGGTCTGA
- a CDS encoding helix-turn-helix domain-containing protein: MCQLSLRVSDDEPRLSPESLAERSLALCDQLEKARMAAGISRRELARRAGLDPGTVAAVLEVRSDPHLETILRIGGALGLRLEVTPAHTSQ, encoded by the coding sequence ATGTGCCAGTTGAGCCTGCGGGTGTCCGACGATGAGCCTCGGCTGAGCCCTGAGAGTCTCGCCGAACGCTCTCTCGCGCTGTGTGATCAGCTCGAGAAGGCACGCATGGCGGCGGGGATCAGCCGCCGCGAGCTCGCCCGCCGCGCCGGCCTCGATCCGGGGACCGTCGCCGCCGTGCTCGAGGTGCGCTCAGACCCCCACCTGGAGACGATTCTCCGGATCGGCGGGGCTCTCGGGCTGAGACTCGAGGTCACTCCCGCGCACACCTCGCAGTAG
- a CDS encoding DNA-processing protein DprA, producing the protein MASTHPWVIDAAGLPPVHGRVAVIGTRRVTRTDADRCRAVGVALAHQGVRVVSGGAPGADQAFAEGVASVDPHLLEVVLPWEGFHRADHPDGARLVVYDPELHPGWAHHAAAAHPAWDIARSDGRPVLSPAMKRLHSRNTGILLGSGPGQTACLVIACVAPGRTGGTEQGIRLAEQLEVPIVLLGEGPPAPLTLFD; encoded by the coding sequence ATGGCGAGCACACACCCATGGGTGATCGACGCCGCCGGCCTTCCCCCGGTGCACGGCCGCGTGGCAGTGATCGGAACCCGGCGGGTCACCCGGACTGACGCCGATCGCTGTCGGGCGGTCGGGGTCGCCCTGGCCCACCAGGGGGTGAGGGTGGTGTCCGGCGGCGCCCCCGGTGCCGACCAGGCCTTTGCGGAGGGGGTCGCCTCGGTCGACCCACACCTGCTCGAGGTCGTGCTCCCATGGGAGGGCTTTCATCGTGCTGATCATCCCGATGGGGCACGGCTGGTCGTCTATGACCCCGAGCTCCATCCCGGCTGGGCGCACCATGCCGCCGCGGCCCACCCGGCCTGGGACATTGCGCGCAGCGACGGCCGTCCGGTCCTGAGCCCCGCGATGAAGAGGCTCCATTCCCGGAACACCGGGATCCTGCTCGGCTCCGGACCCGGCCAGACCGCATGCCTTGTGATCGCCTGCGTGGCTCCCGGACGCACCGGGGGGACCGAGCAGGGGATCCGCCTCGCCGAGCAGCTGGAGGTGCCGATCGTGCTGCTGGGTGAGGGGCCGCCGGCGCCCCTGACCCTCTTCGACTGA
- a CDS encoding nucleotidyltransferase domain-containing protein translates to MGRGRSHGSLTVPNGTSRPGEVDHAALIRSLPVMAGQELPLVALVGSHAYGLATPESDHDYRGLYLAPTRQLLGLTSPVDQLEMKDPDICCFELEKFCRLCLAANPNVLEILWAEPVIDSPLGRRLREMRFSFLSEKVRTTYTGYAVSQLKRALATPPESPRRREKAVRHLFRLYEQVRALLETGDMQLRVADPDRLRAYARLDDAQLNAEFERMFERVKSIPSALAPEPARAEVEAFLIEVRLDQLHREGGSSRPPDES, encoded by the coding sequence ATGGGACGCGGACGATCACACGGCTCTCTCACCGTGCCCAACGGCACCTCTCGTCCGGGAGAGGTCGATCACGCTGCGCTGATCCGCTCCCTGCCGGTGATGGCCGGCCAGGAGCTACCCCTCGTCGCGCTCGTCGGATCACACGCCTACGGGCTCGCGACCCCGGAGTCCGACCACGACTACCGCGGCCTCTACCTCGCCCCGACCCGTCAGCTGCTCGGTCTGACCTCTCCGGTCGACCAGCTGGAGATGAAGGATCCGGACATCTGCTGCTTCGAGTTGGAGAAGTTCTGCCGCCTCTGCCTCGCCGCGAACCCCAACGTGCTCGAGATCCTCTGGGCCGAGCCCGTCATCGACTCACCTCTTGGCCGCCGGCTGCGCGAGATGCGCTTCTCCTTCCTCTCGGAGAAGGTGCGCACGACCTACACCGGCTACGCGGTCTCCCAGCTCAAGCGGGCCCTCGCGACACCTCCGGAGTCCCCGAGACGGCGCGAGAAGGCGGTCCGGCATCTGTTCCGGCTCTACGAGCAGGTACGGGCGTTGCTCGAGACCGGGGACATGCAGCTGCGTGTCGCTGATCCTGATCGGCTGCGTGCCTACGCGCGCCTGGACGACGCGCAGCTGAACGCCGAGTTCGAGCGGATGTTCGAGCGGGTCAAGTCGATCCCGAGCGCATTGGCCCCCGAGCCGGCGCGCGCGGAGGTGGAGGCCTTCCTGATCGAGGTGAGGCTGGACCAGCTTCATCGGGAGGGCGGCTCCAGCCGCCCTCCCGATGAGTCCTAG
- a CDS encoding HNH endonuclease, with translation MREPAAEFQCPLCHRVFGHRLTRHHLVPRSRDGSETEGVCEDCHRAIHAFFDNRQIEREYSSIESLRADPAFARQLRFIARQPVSVRVKTATRRDKRRRR, from the coding sequence ATGAGGGAACCCGCGGCTGAGTTCCAGTGTCCCCTGTGTCATCGGGTGTTCGGACATCGGCTGACGAGACACCACCTGGTCCCGCGATCGCGCGACGGCTCCGAGACCGAAGGGGTCTGTGAGGACTGCCATCGGGCGATCCACGCCTTCTTCGACAACCGCCAGATCGAGCGCGAGTACTCGAGCATCGAATCCCTCCGCGCCGATCCCGCCTTCGCCCGTCAGCTGCGCTTCATCGCGCGCCAGCCGGTGAGCGTCAGAGTGAAGACAGCGACCCGGCGCGACAAGCGACGACGGCGATAG
- a CDS encoding RNA polymerase sigma factor, protein MRSDESDRDLILRARSGDRRAAGDLASRHFAMAWRAAYLVVGSREGADDAVQDAFERVFRNLSRFDVDRPFAPWLRRIVINCAIDHARGSQRHAELDENVIGSLDGGLEVADDLRLAISAIAQLPLDHRVAVVLRLIYGFSPDEAADILGVRVGTIHSRLSRALKDLRERIEVGDDR, encoded by the coding sequence GTGAGGTCCGATGAGAGCGATCGGGATCTGATTCTCCGAGCGCGCTCTGGTGACCGGAGGGCGGCAGGGGATCTCGCTTCGCGTCACTTCGCGATGGCGTGGCGTGCTGCGTATCTGGTCGTCGGGAGCCGGGAAGGGGCGGACGACGCCGTCCAGGACGCCTTCGAGCGGGTCTTCCGCAACCTCTCACGCTTCGATGTCGATCGCCCCTTCGCGCCGTGGCTGCGCCGGATCGTCATCAACTGCGCGATCGATCACGCGCGCGGGTCTCAGCGGCACGCCGAGCTCGATGAGAACGTCATCGGCTCCCTCGACGGGGGATTGGAGGTCGCCGACGACCTTCGCCTCGCGATCAGCGCGATCGCCCAGCTCCCGCTGGATCACCGGGTGGCGGTGGTACTCCGACTGATCTACGGTTTCAGCCCGGATGAGGCAGCCGACATACTCGGGGTGAGAGTGGGAACCATCCACTCGCGCCTCTCCCGAGCCCTCAAGGATCTGCGCGAGCGGAT